One region of Chitinophaga varians genomic DNA includes:
- a CDS encoding DUF3817 domain-containing protein: MKSLFSTPIGRLRIISYLEGISLLILLFIAVPLKYASGLPGLTKLMGPVHGLLFLLFIFNTISVGVEYKWKFKDTTWKVILACFIPFGTFYIDKKILSKI, from the coding sequence ATGAAATCGTTATTCAGCACGCCGATCGGACGGCTACGCATCATCAGTTACCTGGAAGGTATTTCTTTGCTTATACTTTTATTTATTGCGGTGCCTTTAAAATATGCATCCGGTTTGCCGGGTCTGACAAAGTTAATGGGGCCTGTTCATGGCCTGTTATTCCTTCTTTTCATATTCAATACCATCAGTGTGGGCGTGGAGTATAAATGGAAGTTTAAAGACACTACCTGGAAAGTGATCCTGGCATGTTTTATTCCTTTTGGTACTTTTTATATAGATAAAAAAATTTTGAGTAAAATATGA
- a CDS encoding YciI family protein has product MDEFMLIFRHEDGKKIASPEQMQIWMKATMDWIGGIAAQNKFVLGNGLLFDDARVVHHNKMVTNGPFGEIKETLGGYIIVKAESADEAASFAKDCPILGGEGNTVEVRKIIRGEDMH; this is encoded by the coding sequence ATGGACGAATTTATGTTGATTTTCCGCCACGAGGATGGCAAAAAAATCGCTTCTCCCGAACAAATGCAGATATGGATGAAAGCCACCATGGACTGGATTGGCGGCATCGCTGCACAGAACAAATTTGTGCTCGGCAACGGGCTGCTGTTCGATGACGCCCGTGTGGTGCATCACAACAAAATGGTCACCAACGGGCCCTTTGGAGAAATCAAGGAAACGCTGGGTGGCTATATTATTGTAAAGGCCGAATCCGCCGATGAAGCGGCATCGTTTGCCAAAGACTGCCCTATATTAGGCGGTGAAGGCAATACGGTAGAAGTAAGAAAAATTATCAGGGGAGAAGATATGCATTAA
- a CDS encoding TetR/AcrR family transcriptional regulator: MKKAEATRLNILQKAFELIYVQGYQTTSIDEILATTQVTKGAFYYHFKNKDEMGLAIINELLKPSFAAAFIQPLEKNTDALKALYDMMYELLMKNDFLKVEYGCPASNFTQEMAPWNKAFTKALNNLSEQWKHAIINAVDTGKKNGMISSATDGEQVAVFMMSGYWGIRNLGKLKNSKSVYQVYLKQLKNYLETLR; encoded by the coding sequence ATGAAAAAAGCCGAGGCAACAAGACTGAATATTTTACAAAAGGCATTTGAACTGATCTATGTACAGGGATATCAGACTACCAGTATAGATGAAATACTGGCCACTACCCAGGTAACAAAAGGTGCTTTTTATTACCATTTCAAAAATAAGGATGAAATGGGGCTGGCTATCATTAACGAGCTGCTGAAGCCTTCGTTTGCTGCTGCTTTTATACAGCCGCTTGAGAAAAATACCGATGCGCTGAAGGCTTTATACGATATGATGTATGAACTCCTGATGAAAAATGATTTCCTGAAAGTAGAATACGGATGCCCGGCATCCAACTTCACGCAGGAAATGGCACCCTGGAACAAGGCTTTTACCAAAGCGCTGAACAATCTCTCAGAACAGTGGAAACATGCCATTATCAATGCTGTGGATACCGGTAAGAAAAACGGGATGATCAGTTCAGCAACGGATGGTGAACAAGTGGCGGTTTTTATGATGTCTGGCTACTGGGGCATCAGGAACCTGGGAAAACTGAAAAACAGCAAATCTGTCTACCAGGTCTATCTCAAACAATTAAAAAACTACCTGGAAACCCTGCGATAA
- a CDS encoding TIGR00341 family protein, with protein MTKKFRESRIWRTVRITVQRRFNLNSDKADEGEVITSITKSSEFKGANLWTLIFAIFIASIGLNVNSTAVIIGAMLISPLMGPIMGIGLGMGISDFDLLKKGSRNLLIATMISIATSTLYFLITPLHDAQSELLARTTPSVWDVFIAFLGGLAGIVAATRQEKSNVIPGVAIATALMPPLCTAGYGLANGNLLYFAGALYLYFINSIFICLSTFLIVRFLRFRKRHFEDKKYERKVSRYILLITVITVTPSVYLAYRIVDKSIFENNARNFVRDAFNFNNTQVVSRNFLYQPKQREINLLLIGAELADTAIARIRAIMPQYHLYNTQLVVRQGLNAKQEIDFSQIKASILEDVFRQDSSRQVNVPVTTPPPPPDLTGELKVLFPNCQYYAASPMVFRRSDSSNTDTCMVVMAGFSRKIKPAEKIKVQNWLKTRLSVDSVKLVIQ; from the coding sequence ATGACAAAAAAATTCCGGGAATCCCGTATCTGGAGAACAGTACGCATCACAGTACAACGCCGGTTCAACCTGAACTCCGACAAAGCCGATGAAGGGGAAGTGATCACCAGTATCACCAAAAGTTCAGAGTTCAAAGGTGCTAATCTATGGACATTGATATTTGCCATCTTTATTGCTTCCATTGGGCTCAATGTCAATTCCACAGCGGTGATCATCGGCGCTATGCTTATCTCCCCGCTCATGGGCCCTATTATGGGCATTGGGTTAGGCATGGGCATCAGTGACTTCGACCTGTTGAAAAAAGGCAGCCGCAACCTGCTTATCGCCACTATGATCAGCATAGCCACTTCCACCCTTTACTTCCTGATTACGCCCCTGCACGACGCACAGTCCGAACTGCTGGCACGTACCACGCCTTCTGTATGGGATGTGTTCATTGCTTTCCTGGGTGGCCTGGCTGGTATAGTGGCGGCCACCCGACAGGAAAAAAGCAATGTGATACCCGGAGTGGCCATCGCGACCGCACTCATGCCTCCGCTGTGTACAGCAGGTTACGGACTGGCCAATGGCAACCTGTTGTATTTCGCCGGCGCGCTTTACCTCTATTTTATCAACAGCATCTTCATCTGCCTGAGCACTTTCCTGATCGTGCGTTTTCTTCGCTTCAGAAAACGTCATTTTGAAGATAAAAAGTATGAACGGAAAGTATCCCGTTATATCCTACTGATTACTGTCATTACTGTTACTCCCAGCGTCTATCTGGCTTATCGTATTGTAGACAAAAGCATCTTTGAAAACAATGCCCGGAATTTTGTCCGGGACGCCTTCAACTTTAACAACACCCAGGTGGTCAGCCGCAATTTCCTCTACCAGCCCAAACAGCGTGAAATCAACCTGCTACTGATTGGTGCGGAACTGGCGGATACGGCCATTGCACGGATACGCGCCATCATGCCACAATACCATCTGTACAATACACAACTGGTAGTCAGGCAGGGGCTCAATGCAAAACAGGAGATCGATTTCTCCCAGATCAAGGCCAGTATACTGGAAGACGTGTTCCGGCAGGACAGCAGCCGCCAGGTCAATGTGCCCGTTACCACGCCGCCGCCCCCGCCTGATCTAACCGGCGAGCTTAAAGTCCTGTTTCCCAATTGTCAATATTATGCCGCCTCTCCCATGGTATTCCGCCGGTCCGACAGCAGTAACACGGACACTTGTATGGTAGTAATGGCAGGCTTCTCCCGGAAAATAAAACCGGCTGAAAAAATTAAAGTGCAGAACTGGCTGAAAACACGGCTGTCGGTTGACTCCGTTAAATTGGTCATACAATAA
- a CDS encoding RNA polymerase sigma factor codes for MAGAFLSVMQQQELIPHLFRTEFSKISAVLCKYFGIEHIELAEDIASETFLLAMETWSYKGIPENPTAWLYVVAKNKARNYFARAHMFREKILPELKQTAAVPAPEPDLSDQNISDSLLQMLFAICHPVIPAEAQIGLALRILCGFGIDEIANAFLSNKETINKRLFRAREKLRTEKIAIEMPATAEIPQRLNAVLTTLYLLYNEGYYSESQDAVVREELCIEAIRLTKLLLNNPLTNTPAVNALMALMCFHASRLPARKDENGALILYQDQDEALWNRELISEGAYYLHEASQGSSLSRYHLEATIAWWHTIKEDTPEKWDNILHLYNRLLQLEYSPVAALNRTFALSKVKGNAAALPEAEKLGLSGNPYYHTLLGELYHGIDNQQALQHLQQALHLSKTQPEKQTIQQKIDHLPIT; via the coding sequence GTGGCAGGAGCTTTCCTTTCCGTTATGCAGCAACAGGAATTGATACCACATTTGTTCAGGACAGAGTTCTCCAAGATATCTGCTGTCCTCTGTAAATATTTTGGTATTGAACATATTGAACTGGCCGAAGACATCGCCAGTGAAACTTTTCTGCTGGCCATGGAAACCTGGTCCTACAAAGGTATTCCGGAAAACCCTACCGCCTGGCTGTACGTAGTGGCCAAAAACAAAGCGAGGAATTATTTTGCGCGGGCTCATATGTTCCGCGAGAAAATCCTGCCCGAACTGAAACAAACAGCTGCCGTGCCTGCTCCCGAACCGGACCTCTCCGATCAGAACATCAGCGACAGCCTGCTACAGATGCTGTTTGCCATCTGCCATCCGGTGATACCTGCCGAAGCACAGATAGGCCTTGCCCTGCGCATCCTCTGTGGCTTTGGCATCGATGAAATTGCCAACGCTTTTTTGTCGAATAAGGAAACGATCAACAAACGACTGTTCCGTGCGCGTGAAAAACTGCGGACCGAAAAAATCGCCATCGAAATGCCGGCTACCGCCGAAATACCCCAACGGCTAAACGCCGTGCTCACCACCTTGTACCTGCTGTACAACGAAGGCTACTATTCCGAAAGCCAGGACGCCGTGGTCCGGGAAGAGCTGTGCATCGAAGCCATACGCCTCACCAAACTGCTGCTGAACAATCCGCTCACCAATACACCGGCGGTGAACGCGCTGATGGCGCTGATGTGCTTCCATGCTTCCAGGCTGCCGGCCCGCAAAGATGAAAACGGCGCGCTCATCCTCTACCAGGACCAGGACGAAGCGTTATGGAACCGGGAACTGATCTCTGAAGGCGCCTACTATCTGCACGAAGCCTCACAAGGCAGCTCCTTGTCAAGGTACCACCTCGAAGCCACCATCGCCTGGTGGCATACCATCAAGGAAGACACGCCGGAAAAATGGGACAATATCCTGCACCTGTACAACCGGTTGCTACAGCTGGAATACTCGCCCGTGGCGGCGCTCAATCGCACCTTCGCCCTCTCTAAAGTAAAAGGTAATGCCGCCGCCCTTCCGGAAGCGGAGAAACTGGGCCTTTCCGGCAATCCGTATTATCATACGTTGCTGGGAGAGCTATACCACGGCATCGACAACCAGCAGGCGCTGCAACACCTGCAACAGGCATTGCATCTCTCTAAAACACAACCCGAAAAACAGACTATTCAACAAAAAATAGATCATCTCCCGATAACATGA
- a CDS encoding TonB-dependent receptor codes for MRLTAQGQQQITGMVIDVKGQPVEGANIYITGTLDGASSDKAGKFSFATTQKGTVILGASYIGYKDFRLTAPVDQMGQLKIVLQPSEKALEEVVVRASTFSLGKSRTLEKLDALDVVMTGSSNGDIYGALMSLPGTQKVGEDGKLYIRGGDNRETQTFIDGMHVLSPYSITAQDMPARGRFSPFLFQGINFSLGGYESEFGQALSAVLPMDTKDVAGSTKAGINFSPLSAGGGGSVAFRKSSLSANVNFTDLTLYNKVLPDRYSWKKPYQSLSAEAQYKTAVGARGVFKLYTAYDRTAFIRTFADTLDHVPQRDFRLQQDNYYLNATLKTKTRHNTHLFFGAAGSYVDNRYDNARFQRDSYHQNEQELHLKARLEKNIMPGYRLSTGMEAYLRGYRAVYHDTLQQRLQDQQVNYQLYAAFVDNQVRLLPGLYANASGRMEYAQFSSAWNFSPRVSLNYLANRFQVSAIWGRYYQMPDNSVLVAPHENMQQSVASHYILGASYEYKGRLIKAETYYKQYDQLELLQQQVYHANGYGKSTGFDVYFSDESSVPHLKYNVSYSYNDAARLYRDFPVMSTPLFASRHNARMSGKYYFPALKTYAGVTATYASGRPYRDPNRDGYINAVDKDYFSLDANLTFLISKQVILYTSCGNITGRQNTYGYRYAPSPDATGVYQGAPVMASRNNFFYIGVFISLKSSSAYDVSSF; via the coding sequence ATGCGGCTGACCGCTCAGGGGCAGCAGCAAATCACCGGCATGGTCATCGATGTGAAAGGTCAACCGGTAGAAGGCGCCAACATATATATTACCGGCACCCTCGATGGGGCCTCTTCCGATAAAGCCGGGAAATTCAGTTTTGCGACAACACAAAAAGGCACCGTCATCTTAGGGGCCAGTTATATAGGATATAAAGATTTCAGGCTGACCGCGCCGGTAGACCAGATGGGCCAGTTGAAGATCGTGTTGCAGCCCAGTGAGAAAGCCCTCGAAGAAGTAGTGGTGCGGGCCAGCACTTTCAGTCTTGGAAAAAGCCGCACCCTGGAAAAGCTGGATGCGCTGGACGTAGTGATGACAGGCAGTTCCAACGGCGATATCTACGGCGCGCTGATGTCGCTGCCAGGCACCCAGAAAGTGGGAGAGGACGGCAAACTGTATATCCGTGGCGGTGACAACCGCGAAACCCAGACGTTCATTGACGGGATGCACGTATTAAGCCCTTATTCCATTACTGCCCAGGACATGCCGGCCCGCGGCCGTTTCTCCCCTTTTCTTTTCCAGGGGATCAATTTCTCCCTTGGCGGGTACGAATCAGAATTTGGGCAGGCGCTGTCCGCCGTGCTGCCCATGGACACCAAAGATGTGGCCGGAAGCACTAAGGCGGGCATCAACTTCTCCCCATTGAGCGCCGGCGGCGGTGGTTCGGTGGCTTTCCGTAAAAGTTCCCTTTCAGCCAACGTGAATTTCACCGACCTCACACTGTACAATAAGGTGCTGCCCGACCGCTACTCCTGGAAGAAACCCTATCAGTCACTGTCTGCGGAAGCGCAATATAAAACCGCTGTAGGCGCAAGAGGGGTATTTAAACTTTACACCGCCTATGACCGTACCGCCTTCATCCGTACGTTTGCAGATACCCTCGATCATGTTCCGCAGCGCGATTTCCGGCTGCAGCAGGATAACTACTACCTGAACGCAACCCTGAAAACGAAGACCCGTCATAATACCCACCTGTTCTTTGGTGCCGCCGGGTCGTATGTGGACAACCGTTATGACAATGCACGGTTTCAGCGCGACAGCTACCATCAAAATGAACAGGAGCTGCACCTGAAAGCCAGGCTGGAGAAAAACATCATGCCCGGTTACCGCCTTAGCACCGGTATGGAAGCGTATCTGCGCGGCTACCGCGCCGTTTATCACGATACGCTGCAGCAACGGCTGCAGGACCAGCAGGTGAATTATCAGCTGTATGCCGCGTTTGTGGATAACCAGGTACGCCTGCTGCCGGGACTGTATGCCAATGCGTCCGGGAGAATGGAGTATGCGCAGTTCAGCAGCGCCTGGAATTTTTCGCCCCGGGTTTCGCTCAACTATCTCGCTAACCGTTTCCAGGTGTCGGCCATCTGGGGCAGGTACTATCAGATGCCGGACAACAGCGTGCTGGTGGCGCCGCATGAAAATATGCAACAGTCGGTGGCTTCCCATTATATCCTTGGCGCCTCCTATGAATACAAGGGCCGGCTCATCAAAGCAGAAACCTATTACAAACAATACGACCAGCTGGAATTATTACAGCAACAGGTGTATCACGCTAACGGCTATGGTAAAAGCACCGGTTTTGACGTGTATTTCTCAGATGAGTCTTCAGTGCCGCACCTGAAATACAACGTGTCTTATTCGTATAATGACGCTGCGCGGTTGTACCGGGACTTTCCCGTGATGTCCACGCCGCTGTTTGCCTCACGGCACAATGCGCGCATGTCAGGGAAGTATTATTTCCCGGCACTGAAAACCTATGCCGGGGTTACGGCTACCTACGCCAGCGGGCGGCCTTACCGCGACCCTAACCGCGACGGCTATATCAATGCAGTTGACAAAGACTATTTCAGCCTGGACGCCAATCTCACTTTCCTGATCAGCAAGCAGGTGATCCTCTATACCTCCTGCGGCAATATTACCGGAAGGCAAAATACCTATGGCTACCGTTATGCGCCGTCGCCCGATGCTACAGGTGTTTATCAGGGCGCACCGGTGATGGCGTCCCGTAACAATTTTTTCTATATCGGAGTGTTCATCTCGCTGAAGAGCAGCTCCGCCTACGACGTTTCCAGTTTTTAA
- a CDS encoding LytR/AlgR family response regulator transcription factor yields the protein MNCIVIDDEPLAREKIRLLAAQDVSLQLLGCFSGTDKAADFMELNPVELVFLDVEMPGGSGLDFARQLPQDTLVIFTSAYAEYALNSYDVNAIDYLVKPVHAARFAQAVQKAQDYADMKRQRKLQQQEVAALQQDHVFVRADRRLHRVVFSDCRYIEGIKDYCVLHLSDRKLMVGVNLKALLEQLPQDIFVRISKSVVVNFRHVTSLNHQDVRINDEELMIGNAYREHLFSFFVEHHVIGR from the coding sequence ATGAACTGTATTGTCATAGACGATGAACCGCTGGCACGTGAGAAAATCCGGTTACTGGCGGCACAGGACGTGTCCCTGCAATTGCTGGGCTGCTTCTCCGGAACGGACAAAGCCGCGGATTTTATGGAGCTGAACCCGGTGGAGCTGGTGTTTCTGGATGTGGAAATGCCGGGTGGCTCAGGGCTGGACTTTGCGCGGCAGCTGCCGCAGGACACACTGGTGATTTTTACTTCCGCTTATGCTGAATATGCCCTGAACAGCTACGATGTGAATGCCATCGATTATCTCGTGAAACCTGTACATGCGGCGCGTTTTGCGCAGGCGGTGCAGAAAGCGCAGGACTATGCGGACATGAAAAGGCAGCGCAAGCTGCAACAGCAGGAGGTGGCCGCCCTGCAGCAGGACCACGTGTTTGTACGGGCCGACAGGCGGCTGCACCGTGTCGTATTCAGCGATTGCCGGTATATAGAAGGCATCAAAGACTACTGCGTGTTGCATCTTTCCGATCGCAAACTGATGGTGGGCGTCAATCTGAAAGCCTTGCTGGAACAGCTGCCACAGGACATCTTTGTACGGATCAGCAAGTCAGTGGTGGTTAATTTCCGGCATGTGACAAGCCTGAACCATCAGGATGTACGGATTAACGATGAAGAGCTCATGATCGGCAATGCCTACCGCGAGCACCTGTTCTCGTTTTTTGTGGAACATCATGTTATCGGGAGATGA
- a CDS encoding LytR/AlgR family response regulator transcription factor, with protein sequence MLQQVNQLLRRKYPFEFVRLNSILIISILVSLIIFIYQPFGFSQYRGNKLLGALPFGIATFGSLFCCNYILKGKILKHRIGRWTIFHEAVYILTVFLVLAFFNTLIFLFFFEDIYAFRNGELLVRLEILFRVLLITVAVGIFPVTAVIAIRYHRAMRHHMDSIIRSDQQLQETNPSQELVFPSTNITEAPLQISLHDFLFLEVVKNHVHVYHYTDGQVTSTVIRNTLTTILETVQAPTLFRCHRSFIVNLTHIKTATGNSNGYKIMLKDYEHYPIPVSRSFVPAFQEIIH encoded by the coding sequence ATGCTACAGCAGGTCAACCAATTGCTCCGGAGAAAATATCCCTTTGAATTCGTCAGGCTCAACAGTATTCTTATAATCAGTATCCTGGTCAGCCTGATAATCTTTATTTATCAGCCTTTTGGCTTCAGCCAGTATCGGGGCAACAAACTGCTGGGCGCTCTTCCTTTTGGTATTGCCACTTTTGGCAGCTTGTTTTGCTGTAACTATATCCTCAAGGGAAAAATACTGAAACACCGTATTGGCAGGTGGACCATCTTTCACGAGGCAGTCTACATCCTCACCGTCTTCCTGGTGCTGGCTTTTTTCAATACGCTGATATTTCTTTTCTTTTTTGAAGACATCTATGCTTTCAGAAACGGCGAACTGCTGGTGCGGCTGGAGATCCTGTTCCGGGTATTACTGATCACCGTCGCTGTAGGCATATTCCCGGTGACAGCGGTCATTGCCATCCGCTACCACCGGGCCATGCGCCATCATATGGACAGTATCATCCGCAGCGATCAGCAGCTACAGGAAACCAACCCCTCACAGGAGCTGGTGTTCCCTTCTACCAACATCACGGAAGCGCCGCTACAGATAAGCCTGCACGATTTCCTTTTCCTCGAAGTCGTGAAAAATCATGTGCATGTATATCATTATACAGACGGGCAGGTAACGTCAACGGTTATCCGTAACACCCTTACCACCATTCTTGAAACCGTACAGGCACCAACGTTGTTCCGCTGTCATCGTTCGTTTATCGTGAACCTCACCCACATCAAAACCGCCACCGGCAACTCCAACGGCTATAAGATCATGCTAAAAGATTATGAGCATTATCCCATTCCGGTATCACGGAGTTTTGTGCCCGCATTCCAGGAAATTATCCACTAG
- a CDS encoding sensor histidine kinase: MLQHLIPAAVVYMIVGMNDYQPQWQPLMKALATVFILAAPYVNQYVLVPRLLLRFRYYAYAVLVLALIALLFGVTVWTEPLLAPMLKAGKFFTPCDVQDILAFFVMMLSLVAASTAIPLFWQWVQASYQRTATLETELESLKKQLSPHFLFNTLNNLDTLIYADQHRASAVVHSLSRLLRYQLYLSGSDKVCLRQELDFMKDFLYLEQLRHDVLEVRITVDDGAQDILLHPFLLMPFVENAVKHNDYNGDAYIHLHVAVDAGKLHFICVNPVSRYTAADGGAGLKNVCRRLSLLYPGEHTLRTENNDGVYTVALTFNI; the protein is encoded by the coding sequence GTGTTGCAACATTTGATACCTGCGGCGGTAGTATATATGATTGTTGGCATGAATGACTATCAGCCGCAATGGCAGCCGCTGATGAAAGCACTGGCGACTGTTTTTATCCTTGCGGCGCCATATGTGAACCAGTATGTGCTGGTGCCCCGGTTGCTGCTGCGCTTCCGGTATTACGCGTATGCGGTGCTGGTATTGGCGTTGATCGCCTTATTGTTTGGCGTCACTGTCTGGACAGAACCTTTGCTGGCGCCAATGCTGAAGGCTGGTAAATTTTTTACGCCCTGTGATGTACAGGACATATTGGCGTTTTTTGTGATGATGTTATCGCTGGTGGCGGCTTCTACAGCCATACCGCTGTTCTGGCAATGGGTACAGGCCAGCTACCAGCGCACGGCGACGTTGGAGACGGAGCTGGAAAGCCTGAAGAAACAGCTGTCGCCACATTTTCTCTTTAACACGCTCAATAACCTTGATACGCTGATTTATGCGGACCAGCACCGGGCTTCGGCGGTAGTGCATTCGCTGTCACGGTTGCTGCGCTACCAGTTGTACCTGTCGGGCAGCGATAAGGTTTGTCTCCGGCAAGAGCTGGACTTCATGAAGGATTTCCTGTACCTGGAACAGCTGCGGCATGATGTGCTGGAAGTGCGTATCACAGTGGATGACGGCGCACAGGACATATTGCTGCACCCTTTTCTGCTGATGCCTTTTGTAGAGAACGCCGTTAAACATAACGATTATAACGGTGACGCCTATATTCATTTGCATGTTGCCGTTGATGCCGGTAAGCTGCATTTTATCTGCGTTAATCCTGTCTCGCGTTATACGGCGGCGGATGGCGGCGCAGGCCTGAAAAATGTATGCCGCCGGCTGTCGCTGTTATATCCCGGTGAGCATACGTTGCGCACGGAAAATAACGACGGTGTATATACGGTAGCCTTAACCTTTAATATATGA
- a CDS encoding serine hydrolase domain-containing protein, with protein sequence MRNYCLGLGLLLAVCACKKKDKDDATPSVPFKTEKVEKQIAVITEQKKIPGIAVALVGPDGIVWSKIAGMANIEKKEAITAKTVFKVGSLAKPFIGLSIMRLVENGKLNLDADVNDYLPFKLQNPFNPTKKITLRLLMSHTSGIIDAVYRDMLLSDFLVPGKDHPMALSEYVQSMLDPSGKFYNTRSFIDDRAKPVFGYSNLGAALAAYIVELTVKESFDTWSYRQFIAPLGTTALVWHLRDYATQPFALPYDADQQTHGDYSMVDYCTGGLHASLNDLSTFARMLVNYGAKDGKQIIAAGTLEAMGKVQFPEAESVYGLFWQHRKVGNQDIYGHGGDVYGSHAQLYVNYATKRAVVMMINGDFKDDDDGDWNKLRDMMFEL encoded by the coding sequence ATGAGAAACTATTGCTTAGGGCTAGGGCTCCTGCTGGCCGTGTGTGCCTGCAAAAAAAAGGACAAAGACGACGCCACTCCTTCCGTGCCATTCAAAACTGAAAAAGTAGAAAAACAGATCGCTGTTATTACTGAACAAAAGAAGATCCCGGGCATCGCCGTCGCATTGGTGGGCCCGGACGGCATCGTCTGGTCTAAAATAGCCGGCATGGCCAACATCGAAAAAAAAGAAGCCATCACAGCGAAGACCGTCTTCAAAGTGGGCTCACTGGCTAAACCATTCATTGGCCTGAGCATTATGCGCCTGGTGGAAAACGGCAAATTAAACCTCGATGCTGATGTCAACGATTATTTGCCTTTTAAACTGCAGAACCCTTTCAACCCAACCAAAAAAATTACGCTGCGGTTGTTGATGTCGCACACCTCCGGTATTATAGACGCTGTATACCGCGACATGCTATTGTCTGATTTCCTGGTGCCTGGGAAAGACCATCCGATGGCGCTGTCGGAATATGTGCAAAGCATGCTCGATCCTTCCGGAAAATTCTATAATACCAGGAGCTTCATCGACGACCGCGCCAAACCCGTCTTCGGGTATTCCAATCTGGGTGCCGCATTAGCTGCCTACATTGTAGAATTGACTGTAAAGGAAAGTTTCGACACCTGGTCGTACCGCCAGTTCATTGCTCCGCTGGGCACTACCGCACTGGTATGGCACCTGCGTGATTACGCTACACAGCCATTCGCCCTGCCTTATGACGCCGACCAGCAAACACACGGGGATTACAGCATGGTAGATTACTGTACCGGCGGTCTGCACGCCAGCCTGAACGACCTTAGCACTTTTGCCAGGATGCTGGTGAACTATGGCGCCAAAGATGGCAAACAGATTATTGCCGCCGGCACTCTGGAAGCGATGGGCAAAGTACAATTCCCGGAAGCAGAATCAGTGTACGGCCTTTTCTGGCAGCACCGGAAAGTGGGCAACCAGGATATTTATGGCCACGGCGGCGACGTATACGGCAGTCATGCCCAGTTATATGTCAACTACGCTACCAAACGGGCTGTGGTGATGATGATAAATGGAGACTTTAAAGATGATGACGACGGGGACTGGAACAAACTACGGGATATGATGTTTGAGCTCTAA
- a CDS encoding rhodanese-like domain-containing protein produces the protein MKRWMIIAVALLLVYIGYRVYRFYTLDKGLDRLVTAGAIILDVRTAQEFKMGHIEGAVNISLGEIRQRYIELDTAKTYITVCSHGLRSVKAEKLLKERGFRKVYNGGAWSDFQEYLNKHKK, from the coding sequence ATGAAAAGATGGATGATCATTGCCGTCGCATTGCTCCTGGTATATATTGGGTACAGGGTTTACAGGTTCTATACCCTGGACAAGGGGCTCGATAGGTTGGTGACAGCAGGAGCAATCATACTGGATGTGAGAACAGCGCAGGAGTTTAAAATGGGGCATATAGAAGGGGCCGTTAATATATCGCTTGGCGAAATCCGCCAGCGGTATATTGAACTGGATACAGCTAAAACCTATATCACGGTTTGCTCGCATGGCCTCCGCAGCGTAAAGGCGGAGAAGCTGTTGAAAGAAAGAGGGTTCAGGAAGGTATATAATGGCGGGGCGTGGAGCGATTTCCAGGAATACCTGAACAAGCATAAAAAATAA